From a single Nocardioides panacis genomic region:
- a CDS encoding (2Fe-2S)-binding protein — MTRALSLTVNGTAVEVEVDPDTPLLTVLRNDLGLLGSRFGCGMALCGACFVTMDGAVVPSCDTPVWSAEGTDVVTVEGLGADGRLHPVQQALLDEQAAQCGFCISGIAVAAAALLARDPHPDEPAVVEALDRNLCRCGAHGRIVRAVVRAGEARP; from the coding sequence GTGACCCGCGCCCTGTCGCTGACCGTCAACGGCACCGCCGTCGAGGTGGAGGTCGACCCCGACACGCCGCTGCTCACCGTGCTGCGCAACGACCTCGGGCTGCTCGGGTCGCGGTTCGGCTGCGGGATGGCGCTGTGCGGCGCCTGCTTCGTGACGATGGACGGCGCCGTCGTGCCGTCCTGCGACACCCCGGTGTGGTCGGCCGAGGGCACCGACGTGGTCACCGTCGAGGGCCTCGGCGCCGACGGCCGGCTGCACCCGGTGCAGCAGGCCCTCCTCGACGAGCAGGCCGCCCAGTGCGGCTTCTGCATCTCCGGCATCGCGGTGGCGGCCGCCGCGCTGCTCGCCCGCGACCCGCACCCCGACGAGCCTGCGGTGGTCGAGGCCCTGGACCGCAACCTCTGCCGCTGCGGCGCGCACGGCCGGATCGTCCGGGCGGTCGTGAGGGCGGGAGAGGCACGTCCGTGA
- the rarD gene encoding EamA family transporter RarD: MGETRRGVILGLAAWTLWGFFPLYWPLLEPAGAVEILAHRIFWSMIVMLGVVLVMRKRAALRATLANRRTRWLLALAAVLITVNWGTYIYGVNSHHVVETSLGYFINPLVSVLLGVLVLGERLRRLQWVALALAGVAVVALTVEYGRPPWISLVLAFSFACYGLTKKKANAGAVESLVVETLVVSPVAVGYLVFLTATGASTFVGHGAGHVLLIVGTGVVTVIPLLCFGGAATRIPLSTLGLMQYLTPTVQFLLGILFFHEPMPAMRWVGFSLIWLALVLFTVSTLRHHQQRLRVRPEEQVPA; encoded by the coding sequence GTGGGCGAGACGCGACGCGGAGTGATCCTGGGGCTGGCGGCCTGGACCCTGTGGGGGTTCTTCCCGCTCTACTGGCCGCTGCTCGAGCCGGCCGGCGCCGTGGAGATCCTGGCGCACCGGATCTTCTGGTCGATGATCGTGATGCTCGGCGTGGTCCTGGTGATGCGCAAGCGGGCGGCCCTCCGCGCGACGCTCGCGAACCGCCGTACCCGGTGGCTGCTGGCGCTGGCCGCGGTGCTGATCACGGTCAACTGGGGCACCTACATCTACGGCGTCAACAGCCACCACGTCGTGGAGACGTCGCTCGGCTACTTCATCAACCCGCTGGTCTCGGTCCTGCTCGGCGTGCTCGTCCTCGGCGAGCGGCTGCGCCGGCTCCAGTGGGTGGCGCTCGCGCTGGCCGGGGTCGCGGTGGTGGCGCTGACCGTGGAGTACGGCCGGCCGCCGTGGATCTCGCTGGTCCTCGCTTTCTCCTTCGCCTGCTACGGGCTGACCAAGAAGAAGGCGAACGCCGGTGCCGTCGAGAGCCTGGTCGTCGAGACCCTCGTGGTCTCGCCGGTGGCCGTGGGCTACCTCGTGTTCCTGACCGCGACCGGCGCCTCGACGTTCGTGGGCCACGGCGCCGGGCACGTGCTGCTGATCGTCGGCACCGGTGTCGTCACGGTGATCCCGCTGCTCTGCTTCGGCGGCGCCGCGACCCGGATCCCGCTGAGCACGCTCGGCCTCATGCAGTACCTCACCCCGACCGTGCAGTTCCTGCTCGGCATCCTGTTCTTCCACGAGCCGATGCCCGCGATGCGCTGGGTCGGGTTCTCGCTGATC
- a CDS encoding VOC family protein — MGIPGLQRLDHIGFTVPDLDEAHRFLVDVLGCEYLYSLGPFASDGDDWMREHLDVHPRAVVTENRFFRCGGQAVFEVFDYAAPDRVGVPPRNSDVGGHHVALYVDDLDAAVAYLRDRGVRVLGEPTASKGPALGNRWVYFLSPWGMQFELVSYPGGKAFDRAAADRATTDRATGGAS; from the coding sequence ATGGGCATCCCCGGGCTGCAGCGGCTGGACCACATCGGGTTCACGGTCCCCGACCTCGACGAGGCGCACCGGTTCCTGGTCGACGTCCTCGGGTGCGAGTACCTCTACTCCCTCGGCCCGTTCGCCAGCGACGGCGACGACTGGATGCGCGAGCACCTCGACGTGCACCCGCGGGCAGTGGTCACCGAGAACCGGTTCTTCCGCTGCGGCGGCCAGGCGGTCTTCGAGGTCTTCGACTACGCCGCCCCCGACCGGGTCGGCGTGCCGCCGCGCAACAGCGACGTGGGCGGGCACCACGTCGCGCTGTACGTCGACGACCTCGACGCCGCGGTCGCCTACCTCCGCGACCGGGGCGTGCGCGTGCTCGGCGAGCCGACCGCGAGCAAGGGGCCGGCGCTGGGCAACCGGTGGGTCTACTTCCTGAGCCCCTGGGGCATGCAGTTCGAGCTGGTCAGCTACCCCGGCGGCAAGGCGTTCGACCGGGCCGCCGCCGACCGGGCCACCACCGACCGGGCCACGGGCGGCGCCTCGTGA
- a CDS encoding GntR family transcriptional regulator, giving the protein MNGADAIDVPEGAASARVADFLRDAILSGDIGPGEWIRQEEVAERSGASRLPVREALRILEAEGLTEHEPRRGARVPRLGRHEVDVMYRMRERLEPLAVAESIPHLTEEDLARLEELQECIEHNTDVSQFLVLDRQFHLLSYTGCAIDQLLGTVTRLWNSTQYYRRAFVTITGPGRMWVVNAEHRLLLDSLQRRDVVDAERYLVGHIRRTRIELERHPEVFDEVGR; this is encoded by the coding sequence GTGAACGGCGCCGACGCGATCGACGTACCGGAGGGGGCCGCGAGCGCCCGGGTGGCGGACTTCCTGCGCGACGCGATCCTGTCCGGCGACATCGGTCCGGGGGAGTGGATCCGCCAGGAGGAGGTGGCCGAGCGCTCCGGGGCGAGCCGGCTCCCGGTGCGCGAGGCGCTGCGCATCCTGGAGGCAGAGGGACTCACCGAGCACGAGCCGCGGCGCGGCGCGCGGGTGCCGCGGCTGGGCCGGCACGAGGTGGACGTGATGTACCGCATGCGCGAGCGGCTCGAGCCGCTCGCGGTGGCCGAGAGCATCCCGCACCTCACCGAGGAGGACCTCGCCCGGCTCGAGGAGCTCCAGGAGTGCATCGAGCACAACACCGACGTCTCGCAGTTCCTGGTCCTCGACCGGCAGTTCCACCTGCTGAGCTACACCGGCTGCGCCATCGACCAGCTGCTGGGCACCGTCACCCGGCTCTGGAACTCGACCCAGTACTACCGCCGGGCGTTCGTCACGATCACCGGACCGGGACGGATGTGGGTGGTCAACGCCGAGCACCGGCTGCTGCTCGACTCGCTGCAGCGCCGCGACGTCGTCGACGCCGAGCGCTACCTGGTCGGTCACATCCGGCGGACCCGGATCGAGCTCGAGCGGCACCCCGAGGTGTTCGACGAGGTCGGCCGGTGA
- a CDS encoding phytoene desaturase family protein encodes MTPSPAPLAADLPDEVDVVVVGAGHNGLTTAAYLAAAGLEVLVLEAVEHPGGNTRTEELTLPGFAHDSCSSAHVLIQSNPLLRDDELGLLAHHGLRYVHTDPAVVLPQPDGDALVMHRDLEATAEEVARWSARDAEAFRAMVGEWTGGLAAVHGRWSSGLDLGDADAARAYRSLKDRSAWDVIHERFEHPTIRSFVTWLAMATIQDPRRPGTGVLPSSLTAGRLSFGWSTPVGGSGALPAALIDFLGEHGGRVACAAPVVAIDAARGTARSVRTSDGHTVRARRAVVSAAHLATVPAMLEGVEVPADLVEARDSWQPGLSVFAVHAALRGDLGFHGRSGPVPSTAGGFGSTAGVAAQIDALHRGVPDARDPWLLVVNQSVVDGTRAPAGQGTFKILTIAPHDRSDGRSWQESKDEYAAQLVDLVRARTDGLGDADVLAVRAESPVDVAAHNPHNLGGSCHGGEFRTRSGGVVPGWPSYTTGIRGLFLTGATSHPGGSVSGRPGRNAARAVLTDLGIDPAKVMGPT; translated from the coding sequence ATGACCCCCTCGCCCGCCCCCCTGGCCGCCGATCTCCCCGACGAGGTCGACGTCGTCGTCGTCGGGGCCGGCCACAACGGCCTGACCACGGCCGCCTACCTCGCGGCGGCCGGCCTCGAGGTGCTGGTGCTCGAGGCCGTGGAGCACCCGGGCGGCAACACCCGCACCGAGGAGCTCACCCTGCCGGGCTTCGCCCACGACAGCTGCTCGAGCGCGCACGTGCTGATCCAGTCCAACCCGCTGCTGCGCGACGACGAGCTCGGCCTGCTCGCGCACCACGGCCTGCGCTACGTGCACACCGACCCCGCGGTCGTGCTGCCGCAGCCGGACGGCGACGCCCTGGTGATGCACCGGGACCTGGAGGCCACCGCCGAGGAGGTAGCCCGCTGGTCCGCCCGCGACGCCGAGGCGTTCCGGGCGATGGTCGGGGAGTGGACCGGCGGGCTCGCCGCCGTGCACGGACGGTGGAGCTCCGGCCTGGACCTCGGGGACGCCGACGCGGCCCGGGCCTACCGGTCGTTGAAGGACCGCAGCGCCTGGGACGTCATCCACGAGCGGTTCGAGCACCCCACGATCCGCTCGTTCGTGACCTGGCTGGCGATGGCGACCATCCAGGATCCGCGCCGGCCCGGCACCGGCGTCCTGCCGTCCTCGCTGACCGCCGGGCGGCTGAGCTTCGGCTGGTCCACCCCGGTCGGTGGCTCCGGCGCGCTGCCCGCAGCGCTGATCGACTTCCTGGGCGAGCACGGCGGCCGGGTCGCGTGCGCGGCTCCGGTCGTCGCGATCGACGCCGCCCGCGGGACGGCGCGGAGCGTGCGCACCAGCGACGGGCACACCGTGCGAGCCCGCCGGGCGGTCGTGTCGGCGGCGCACCTCGCCACCGTCCCCGCGATGCTCGAGGGCGTCGAGGTGCCCGCCGACCTGGTCGAGGCCCGCGACTCCTGGCAGCCGGGGCTGAGCGTGTTCGCGGTGCACGCGGCGCTCCGGGGCGACCTCGGCTTCCACGGCCGGTCGGGGCCGGTGCCGTCGACCGCGGGCGGCTTCGGGTCGACCGCCGGCGTCGCGGCCCAGATCGACGCGCTGCACCGCGGCGTGCCCGACGCCCGTGACCCGTGGCTGCTGGTGGTCAACCAGAGCGTCGTCGACGGGACGCGGGCACCCGCGGGACAGGGCACCTTCAAGATCCTGACGATCGCACCCCACGACCGCTCCGACGGCCGCTCCTGGCAGGAGTCCAAGGACGAGTACGCCGCGCAGCTGGTCGACCTGGTCCGGGCCCGCACCGACGGCCTCGGTGACGCCGACGTCCTCGCGGTCCGGGCCGAGTCACCGGTCGACGTCGCGGCCCACAACCCGCACAACCTCGGCGGCTCGTGCCACGGCGGCGAGTTCCGGACCCGCTCCGGCGGCGTGGTCCCGGGCTGGCCGTCGTACACCACCGGGATCCGCGGGCTGTTCCTGACCGGCGCGACCAGCCACCCCGGGGGCTCGGTGTCCGGCCGTCCGGGGCGCAACGCCGCCCGGGCGGTGCTGACCGACCTCGGCATCGACCCCGCGAAGGTGATGGGGCCGACCTGA